A genomic segment from Deinococcus sp. YIM 77859 encodes:
- a CDS encoding adenylosuccinate synthase, protein MPGIAIIGAQWGDEGKGKITDFLAPQARYVVRYQGGANAGHTVTARGQTFKLNLLPSGVLHEGTVSILGDGMVIDPEKFLAERQNLLDGGLNPELRISDRAHLVLPHHKYVDGRKDFVGTTGRGIGPAYADRARRVGIRFGDLADEGVLRERVERLLEAKPNSTRDAGWATVADALGYLLPIRDALLPFVEDTGAQLRQAIREGENVLFEGAQATLLDLNYGTYPFVTSSHPTVGGILVGAGVNHKAISRTYGVAKAFNTRVGHGPFPTEVFGEMEVRLRGDGSKPWDEFGTTTGRARRVGWLDLALLKYAVDVNGFDGLVINKMDILAGLETVKVGVGYDAAGQPIYRELPGWASTEGATSRATLPKEAQAYLDLIEETVGCPVVIFSCGPAREQTYGAVSWD, encoded by the coding sequence ATGCCTGGAATTGCAATCATCGGCGCGCAGTGGGGAGACGAAGGCAAGGGGAAGATTACCGACTTTCTGGCTCCGCAGGCGAGGTATGTGGTGCGCTATCAGGGCGGCGCGAACGCCGGGCACACCGTGACGGCCCGGGGGCAGACCTTTAAGCTGAACCTGTTGCCCAGCGGCGTCCTGCACGAGGGCACCGTCAGCATCCTGGGTGACGGCATGGTGATTGACCCGGAAAAGTTCCTCGCTGAGCGGCAGAACCTGCTTGATGGCGGGCTGAACCCCGAACTGCGCATCAGCGACCGAGCGCACCTCGTGTTGCCGCACCACAAGTACGTCGACGGGCGCAAGGACTTCGTGGGCACCACCGGGCGCGGAATTGGCCCGGCCTATGCCGACCGAGCGCGGCGCGTTGGCATTCGCTTTGGGGACCTGGCGGATGAGGGCGTGCTGCGCGAGCGGGTCGAGCGGCTGCTGGAAGCCAAACCCAACAGCACCCGGGACGCGGGCTGGGCCACGGTGGCGGACGCGCTGGGTTACCTGCTCCCCATCCGTGACGCGCTGCTGCCCTTTGTGGAAGACACCGGCGCGCAGCTTCGCCAGGCGATCCGGGAGGGCGAGAACGTCCTGTTCGAGGGGGCGCAGGCGACCCTCCTCGACCTCAACTACGGCACCTATCCCTTCGTGACGAGCAGCCATCCCACGGTGGGCGGCATCCTGGTGGGCGCGGGGGTCAACCACAAGGCGATCAGCCGGACGTACGGCGTGGCCAAGGCCTTTAATACCCGCGTCGGCCACGGTCCCTTTCCCACCGAGGTCTTCGGGGAGATGGAGGTGCGCCTGCGCGGCGACGGCTCCAAGCCCTGGGACGAGTTCGGCACCACGACGGGCCGTGCCCGCCGCGTGGGCTGGCTGGACCTGGCCCTGCTGAAATACGCGGTGGACGTGAACGGCTTTGACGGCCTGGTCATCAACAAGATGGACATCCTGGCGGGCCTGGAGACCGTGAAGGTCGGCGTGGGGTATGACGCGGCGGGTCAGCCCATCTACCGCGAACTGCCCGGCTGGGCCAGCACCGAGGGCGCGACGAGCCGCGCTACGCTCCCCAAGGAGGCGCAGGCGTACCTCGACCTGATCGAGGAAACCGTGGGCTGCCCGGTCGTGATCTTCTCCTGCGGCCCCGCGCGCGAGCAGACGTACGGCGCGGTGAGCTGGGACTAG
- a CDS encoding E3 binding domain-containing protein, with product MEMERIAPLAKILAEANGIDWRHLHGTGDGGMIVEQDILNYLSRVMSGEEEPPPTPVDAPPPEWTGTELPPGGGLLGPGMPSMDMLSSAGVDADLAAFVGQAPVAAPPPAQAEDELEFELEDEQVDDVPPAAQPEPQPLPVREEREETVAARHEEPVAEPVPAVAAAASGSVMGGLGSLLSRLYQPSRTTPEVSAPAAEPAPASSPAPASSEVPAVAATAEVTPPASAPAVPVAAEAVAAQPEVRPAEQEPEVVTPAPAAAAALPSHEARREAVWLGTYLRRDANLAPVTDLRRQLVNALGQDVPLALLVARAAQRHADSLNLNTVAIYDPNTGGACPAQPGSLRAALSAVQGEHEGTPELLVTDAGALDLDDLHLPHTLTLSVGRVQEGRAALTLNGDVEPARAARFLANVAATLEEPIILVL from the coding sequence ATGGAAATGGAACGCATTGCTCCGCTCGCCAAGATCCTGGCGGAAGCGAACGGGATCGACTGGCGGCACCTGCACGGCACCGGTGACGGTGGTATGATCGTCGAGCAGGACATCTTGAATTACCTCTCGCGGGTGATGAGCGGTGAGGAGGAGCCCCCGCCCACCCCGGTTGACGCTCCACCGCCCGAGTGGACCGGTACCGAGCTGCCGCCCGGCGGCGGCCTGCTGGGCCCCGGCATGCCCAGCATGGACATGCTCAGCAGCGCCGGTGTGGACGCTGACCTGGCCGCGTTTGTCGGTCAGGCTCCGGTAGCGGCCCCGCCCCCCGCCCAAGCCGAAGACGAGCTCGAGTTCGAACTGGAAGACGAGCAGGTGGATGACGTACCCCCGGCGGCCCAGCCGGAACCCCAGCCGCTGCCCGTGCGGGAAGAACGGGAAGAAACGGTGGCGGCCCGTCACGAGGAGCCTGTCGCCGAGCCGGTGCCCGCTGTTGCTGCAGCTGCTTCCGGCAGCGTGATGGGCGGCCTGGGCAGCCTGCTCTCCCGCCTGTACCAGCCCTCTCGAACCACGCCGGAGGTTTCGGCCCCCGCCGCCGAGCCCGCGCCTGCCTCCTCCCCCGCACCCGCCTCCTCTGAGGTGCCCGCCGTTGCCGCCACGGCAGAGGTCACGCCGCCTGCTTCTGCCCCCGCTGTCCCGGTCGCGGCGGAAGCTGTCGCGGCGCAGCCTGAGGTGCGGCCCGCCGAACAGGAGCCGGAAGTCGTCACGCCCGCTCCGGCAGCTGCGGCGGCGCTTCCCAGCCATGAAGCCCGCCGGGAAGCCGTCTGGTTGGGCACCTACCTGCGCCGTGACGCGAACCTGGCCCCGGTCACCGACCTGCGCCGTCAGCTCGTGAATGCCCTTGGACAGGACGTGCCCCTTGCGCTGCTTGTCGCCCGCGCCGCGCAGCGCCACGCGGACAGCCTGAACCTGAATACCGTTGCCATCTACGACCCCAACACCGGTGGGGCCTGCCCCGCCCAGCCGGGTTCCCTGCGCGCCGCCCTCTCCGCTGTGCAGGGCGAGCACGAGGGTACGCCGGAACTGCTGGTGACCGATGCCGGGGCGCTTGACCTCGACGACCTGCACCTTCCGCACACCCTGACCCTCAGCGTGGGCCGCGTGCAGGAGGGCCGCGCCGCCCTCACCCTCAATGGCGACGTGGAGCCCGCCCGAGCGGCCCGCTTTCTGGCGAACGTGGCGGCGACGCTGGAGGAGCCCATCATTCTGGTGCTGTAA
- a CDS encoding Glu/Leu/Phe/Val dehydrogenase dimerization domain-containing protein → MQIFEEMQSRGHEALTLLHHAPSGLRAALAVHSTVLGPAIAGVRLRPLSEEEALKGALALSESLTLKAALAGLNYGGGACVLLMPETGVDDPHAREALFRALGRQVRPLASRVVLTEDIGVTPNDIAFVAQETPATLGVNTDTSSVTGYGVYRGIKAAARYALGNESMRGVRVAVLGAGAVGRALAEHLHREGARLTVADTRPERAQDLADDLEGTAVVEAGALLDVPCDILAPCGYGHSIHSADVPRLQCRLIAGGEHHPLSRRGEDAVREAGIVYIPDFAINAAGLIAAATNLTPEQAAERVYATVARIVVVAERVGKPPHVVARRMAERRIDLIGSLGRGA, encoded by the coding sequence ATGCAGATATTCGAGGAGATGCAGTCGCGGGGGCATGAGGCCCTGACGCTTTTGCACCACGCGCCCAGCGGCCTGCGAGCAGCCCTGGCGGTGCATTCGACGGTGCTGGGCCCGGCCATCGCAGGGGTGCGCCTGCGGCCGCTGAGCGAGGAAGAAGCCCTCAAAGGCGCCCTGGCCCTCAGCGAGAGCCTGACCCTCAAAGCCGCGCTGGCCGGTCTGAACTACGGGGGCGGCGCATGCGTCCTCCTGATGCCCGAAACCGGCGTGGACGACCCGCACGCCCGAGAGGCGCTGTTCCGTGCTCTGGGCCGCCAGGTCCGGCCACTGGCGTCACGCGTGGTGCTCACCGAGGACATCGGCGTGACGCCGAACGACATCGCCTTTGTGGCGCAGGAGACGCCCGCCACGCTGGGTGTCAACACCGATACCAGCAGCGTGACCGGCTACGGCGTGTACCGCGGCATCAAGGCTGCCGCCCGCTACGCCCTGGGCAACGAGAGCATGCGCGGCGTACGGGTAGCGGTCCTGGGCGCGGGAGCGGTGGGCCGCGCGCTCGCCGAGCACCTGCACCGCGAGGGCGCTCGCCTCACCGTGGCGGATACCCGGCCCGAGCGCGCCCAGGACCTCGCCGACGACCTGGAGGGCACCGCCGTTGTTGAGGCGGGGGCACTGCTCGACGTGCCCTGTGACATCCTCGCGCCGTGCGGCTACGGGCACTCCATCCACTCGGCCGACGTCCCCCGCCTGCAGTGCCGCCTGATCGCGGGGGGCGAGCATCATCCCCTCTCGCGCCGGGGCGAGGACGCCGTGCGCGAAGCCGGCATCGTGTACATCCCCGACTTCGCCATCAATGCCGCGGGCCTGATCGCCGCCGCCACCAACCTAACCCCTGAACAGGCGGCAGAGCGCGTATACGCCACCGTTGCCCGCATCGTGGTCGTGGCCGAGCGGGTCGGCAAGCCCCCCCATGTGGTCGCGCGGCGCATGGCTGAACGGCGCATAGACCTGATCGGCAGCCTGGGGCGGGGCGCGTGA
- the udk gene encoding uridine kinase, whose product MSSPFVIGVAGGSGSGKTTVTRRVIETVGQGGVAVLNQDNYYRSQDDIPLQVRLKTNYDHPAAFDWALLREHLGALLAGVPIEMPEYDFTQHTRSQKTTTVLPAPVVVLEGFFALYDPELRERMHLKVFVDADADVRFIRRLLRDTQERGRTPESVIEQYLEFVRPMHLSFVEPTKRYADVIIPHGGMNEPALDMLAARIRATI is encoded by the coding sequence GTGAGTTCTCCCTTTGTCATCGGCGTCGCGGGGGGCTCGGGAAGCGGCAAAACCACCGTGACTCGGCGGGTGATCGAGACGGTCGGGCAGGGCGGCGTCGCGGTGCTGAACCAGGACAACTACTACCGGTCACAGGACGACATCCCGCTTCAGGTGCGGCTGAAGACGAACTACGACCACCCGGCGGCGTTCGACTGGGCACTGCTGCGCGAACACCTCGGCGCCCTGCTCGCCGGAGTGCCCATCGAGATGCCGGAGTACGACTTTACCCAGCACACCCGCTCGCAGAAGACGACCACCGTGCTGCCCGCGCCCGTCGTGGTGCTGGAGGGCTTTTTTGCCCTGTATGACCCGGAGCTGCGCGAGCGGATGCACCTCAAAGTCTTTGTGGATGCCGACGCCGACGTGCGCTTTATCCGCCGTCTGCTGCGCGACACCCAGGAGCGCGGGCGCACCCCCGAAAGCGTCATCGAACAGTACCTGGAGTTCGTGCGGCCCATGCACCTGAGCTTTGTGGAGCCCACCAAACGCTACGCCGACGTCATCATTCCCCACGGCGGCATGAACGAACCCGCGCTCGACATGCTCGCAGCCCGAATTCGCGCGACGATCTGA
- a CDS encoding DUF5693 family protein — protein sequence MSPVTDPTPLPPPTRHPLTVPLLAVILLSLLPALVLAWQRVAYEQAQKTVAVVMDYPALAVQAQRVGLEPQALLDRYRALGVNGVAVYEDVIGNLEQRGDLYVRRGADLAAEHPGADVNPQWVYLRALTPQGERELATLPGRYTIPTRRVTVAGQPWVAWPTDPSFLPAGPNEALIDALRAQGLVLVYRPYDDEAVKAPAADWPDVPFIAFTGDEVVGARTPERLAQVKAGLGQRLPALIEGSPQRELNTLIEGRGAARMFALNPSWQNRIGPIDSASKYALAARERSQRLLYVRPFPTVYETERFLKRTSELLQRAGVKVGSPVITPFQTNDTLRWLSLFGPLAALVLLGLSFPLPRLGLLVAGLTGLGALGLNGLQPFAGGALIAALTFPALGLVLRRSRVTDWFIATGLSLAGVLFVSALGANRESVLGLEPFRGVGLTLLVPLALVALSFLPRQDIRQTARDLYNTPLRLGDLAVLALGLAVFAVVFLRRGNATGLGVSDTEARLRQELQDSIIRPRFKEVAGHPLALVGLSGVLPGFFSTLLILGGVVGQASILNTFSHFHTPLLISAARVLIGLGVGLLLGLAAIPLLNFLLRLWENWGARRAGQEVRA from the coding sequence ATGTCTCCCGTGACCGACCCCACCCCCCTCCCGCCGCCCACCCGCCATCCCCTCACTGTTCCGCTGCTGGCCGTGATCCTGCTGTCGCTGCTGCCGGCGCTGGTGCTGGCCTGGCAACGGGTGGCGTACGAGCAGGCGCAAAAAACCGTCGCCGTCGTGATGGACTATCCGGCGCTGGCGGTGCAGGCACAGCGGGTCGGGCTGGAACCGCAAGCCCTCCTCGACCGCTACAGGGCGCTCGGCGTGAATGGCGTGGCCGTGTACGAGGACGTGATCGGCAACCTGGAGCAGCGCGGTGACCTGTACGTGCGGCGGGGCGCGGACCTGGCCGCCGAGCACCCCGGCGCGGATGTCAACCCGCAGTGGGTGTACCTGCGGGCCCTCACCCCGCAGGGCGAGCGGGAGCTCGCGACGCTGCCGGGACGGTACACCATTCCCACGCGCCGGGTGACGGTGGCCGGGCAGCCGTGGGTGGCGTGGCCCACCGATCCCAGCTTTTTGCCCGCCGGACCGAATGAGGCGCTGATCGACGCCCTCAGGGCACAGGGCCTGGTGCTGGTCTACCGCCCCTACGATGACGAGGCGGTGAAGGCGCCCGCCGCGGACTGGCCGGACGTTCCCTTTATCGCCTTTACGGGGGACGAGGTGGTCGGGGCCAGGACACCCGAGCGGCTTGCCCAGGTCAAAGCGGGGCTCGGGCAGCGCCTGCCCGCCCTGATCGAGGGCTCGCCGCAGCGCGAACTGAATACCCTGATCGAGGGGCGCGGCGCGGCCCGGATGTTCGCGCTGAACCCCAGCTGGCAAAACCGCATCGGGCCGATCGACAGTGCCAGCAAGTACGCGCTGGCCGCCCGTGAACGCAGCCAGCGCCTGCTGTATGTGCGCCCCTTTCCGACGGTGTACGAGACAGAACGTTTTCTGAAGCGCACCTCGGAGCTGCTCCAACGGGCGGGGGTCAAGGTCGGCTCCCCGGTCATCACGCCCTTTCAGACCAATGACACCCTGCGCTGGCTGAGCCTCTTTGGACCGCTGGCCGCCCTCGTGCTGCTCGGCCTGAGCTTCCCGCTGCCGCGGCTGGGGCTCCTCGTGGCCGGGTTGACCGGGCTGGGCGCGCTCGGGCTCAACGGCCTCCAGCCCTTCGCGGGCGGAGCACTGATCGCTGCGCTCACCTTTCCGGCGCTGGGGCTGGTGCTGCGCCGCTCGCGCGTCACCGACTGGTTCATCGCCACGGGCCTCTCGCTGGCGGGGGTGCTGTTCGTCTCGGCGCTGGGGGCCAACCGCGAGAGCGTGCTTGGCCTAGAACCCTTTCGGGGCGTAGGCCTCACGCTGCTGGTCCCGCTGGCGCTGGTGGCCCTCAGCTTTCTGCCGCGCCAAGACATCCGCCAAACGGCGCGTGACCTCTACAACACGCCGCTGCGCCTGGGCGACCTCGCGGTGTTGGCGCTGGGTCTGGCCGTGTTCGCCGTCGTCTTCCTGCGCCGCGGAAATGCCACCGGCCTGGGCGTGAGCGACACCGAAGCGAGGCTGCGGCAAGAACTTCAGGATTCCATCATCCGCCCGCGGTTCAAAGAGGTGGCCGGACACCCGCTGGCGCTTGTCGGCCTGAGCGGCGTGCTGCCGGGCTTTTTCAGCACACTCCTGATCCTGGGGGGCGTGGTGGGGCAGGCGAGCATTCTGAACACCTTCTCGCACTTCCACACCCCGCTGCTGATCAGCGCAGCCCGCGTCCTCATCGGTCTGGGGGTGGGCCTGCTGCTCGGTTTGGCCGCCATTCCGCTGCTGAACTTCCTGCTGCGGCTATGGGAGAACTGGGGTGCCCGCCGCGCCGGCCAGGAGGTGCGGGCATGA
- the csaB gene encoding polysaccharide pyruvyl transferase CsaB, with protein MRVAVSGYYGFGNTGDEAIALAITRELKRRGAVPLLLSNTPAETARTYGCESAARMNPAALLGALARSQVVLSGGGGLLQDKTSARTLTYYLGVIRLARLLGKRVVVFNQSVGPLSEAGGRRVAAALQGVRVIVRDRGSLDTLRALGLAGELGGDPALLLSPTPGLPRGPQRVILAPRGDVTEATERLKRVTAQLRAEGRRVTALSFMPDQDDAAAHSLGADEVLSTRDPQVALDAIASAGFVIGVRLHAVILAAAARIPFAGVAYDPKVQGFCTDAAAPIHPTALNPDDLTRQALDRTAPDWNAVAGMQARAAESFTRALAREPHGA; from the coding sequence ATGAGGGTCGCCGTCAGCGGATATTACGGCTTCGGAAACACTGGCGACGAGGCGATTGCCCTGGCGATCACCCGCGAGCTGAAGCGGCGGGGGGCCGTTCCGCTGCTGCTGTCGAACACGCCCGCCGAGACCGCCCGGACCTACGGCTGCGAGAGTGCCGCGCGCATGAACCCCGCCGCGCTGCTGGGCGCGCTCGCTCGCTCGCAGGTCGTGCTGTCGGGCGGGGGGGGCCTGTTGCAGGACAAGACGAGTGCCCGCACCCTCACCTACTACCTGGGGGTAATTCGCCTCGCCCGGCTGCTGGGCAAGCGGGTGGTCGTCTTTAACCAAAGCGTCGGGCCGCTGAGCGAGGCGGGTGGACGCCGGGTGGCGGCGGCCCTTCAGGGCGTGCGGGTGATCGTGCGGGACCGTGGCAGCCTGGACACGCTGCGCGCGCTGGGGCTGGCAGGAGAATTGGGCGGCGACCCCGCCCTGCTCCTCTCCCCCACGCCGGGCCTGCCGCGTGGCCCACAGCGGGTCATCCTCGCGCCGCGCGGCGACGTGACGGAGGCGACGGAGCGGCTGAAACGGGTCACGGCCCAGCTGCGCGCCGAGGGCCGCCGCGTGACCGCCCTGAGTTTCATGCCCGATCAGGACGACGCGGCGGCCCACAGCCTCGGCGCGGACGAGGTGCTCAGCACCCGTGACCCGCAGGTGGCCCTGGACGCGATCGCGTCCGCCGGCTTTGTGATCGGCGTCCGCCTCCACGCGGTCATTCTCGCTGCGGCGGCTCGTATTCCCTTCGCGGGCGTCGCCTACGACCCCAAGGTACAGGGCTTTTGCACGGACGCCGCTGCCCCCATCCACCCCACGGCCCTGAACCCGGACGACCTCACTCGGCAGGCTCTGGACCGCACCGCTCCTGACTGGAACGCGGTGGCGGGGATGCAAGCGCGGGCGGCAGAGAGCTTTACGCGGGCACTGGCGCGCGAGCCGCACGGGGCTTAG
- a CDS encoding M20/M25/M40 family metallo-hydrolase: MPLSYLTRIAQTPAPTFEEGERAALIAGLWRELGYDVVRDEVGNVVTRITPPGTEGKPALLLAAHLDTVFARGTDVTVREDRGRLIGPGVGDNSASLAVITALLRDLRGHTHEWRRPLWVAANVGEEGLGDLRGAKHLLARHRDDLGAMIAVDGYLGVAVTRAVGVRRYRAVFLGPGGHSWGDQAPSALHALGLAIQGLYALHRPVTPRTTLNVGLASGGTSINSIAGSAELLLDLRSLDPALLADLDTRAQAVLHAAAREVGVSVRLERVGDRPGGDLHAEPLLGLARDAAREGRIDLRLASSSTDANAAAPYHLPAIALGVYRGGNAHREDEWVQASSLGPGLRFLRRVVELYQRRPVA; this comes from the coding sequence ATGCCCCTCTCGTACCTCACGCGCATCGCGCAGACACCCGCCCCAACGTTCGAGGAGGGGGAACGCGCCGCCCTGATCGCAGGTCTCTGGCGCGAGCTGGGCTATGACGTCGTGCGCGACGAGGTGGGCAACGTCGTCACCCGCATCACACCCCCGGGCACGGAAGGCAAGCCTGCTCTGCTGCTCGCTGCGCACCTGGACACCGTGTTTGCTCGGGGCACGGACGTGACTGTGCGCGAGGACCGCGGGCGGCTGATCGGGCCGGGGGTAGGAGACAACAGTGCCAGTCTGGCGGTGATCACGGCGCTGCTGCGCGACCTACGCGGCCACACCCATGAATGGCGCCGTCCCCTGTGGGTGGCGGCGAACGTGGGCGAGGAGGGGCTGGGCGACCTGCGTGGGGCCAAGCACCTGCTCGCCCGGCACCGGGACGACCTGGGGGCCATGATCGCGGTGGACGGCTACCTGGGGGTCGCGGTGACGCGGGCGGTGGGCGTGCGGCGCTACCGAGCCGTGTTTCTGGGCCCCGGCGGGCACTCCTGGGGCGACCAGGCCCCCAGCGCCCTGCACGCGCTGGGTCTGGCCATTCAGGGCCTGTACGCGCTGCACCGCCCGGTGACCCCGCGCACCACCCTGAATGTGGGCCTGGCCTCCGGCGGCACCAGCATCAATTCCATCGCGGGCAGCGCCGAACTGCTTCTTGACCTGCGCTCGCTTGATCCCGCGCTGCTCGCGGACCTCGATACCCGTGCCCAGGCTGTCCTGCACGCCGCCGCCCGTGAGGTGGGCGTCTCGGTGCGCCTGGAGCGTGTCGGTGACCGGCCCGGTGGTGACCTCCACGCCGAGCCGCTCCTGGGGCTTGCCCGCGACGCCGCCCGCGAGGGCCGCATCGACCTGCGCCTCGCTTCCAGCAGCACCGATGCCAACGCCGCCGCCCCCTACCACCTGCCCGCCATCGCTCTGGGTGTCTACCGTGGCGGCAACGCGCACCGCGAGGACGAGTGGGTCCAGGCCAGCAGCCTAGGACCGGGTCTGCGCTTTCTGCGGCGAGTGGTGGAGCTGTACCAGCGGCGACCGGTGGCCTAA
- a CDS encoding DR2241 family protein has product MRSLVLIGHGSHLNGESAGAVYRYAELLRERGLYDEVVEGYWKEEPSLRQVLKTTRSTDVTVIPMFISEGYFTETVIPRELGLGHQGPVPAGGVARVLGGRTVRYTLPYGVHPTMSEVILARAREVLPDLSPADTALIVLGHGTTRNENSNRVIYRNAERLREAGHFAEVHALFLDEDPRIGTWPEVVRAPRVVVVPFFASEGWHTLETIPEDMGLTGEVTIFPENPHGPQTVYYARPVGTHPSVADVVLHLAEEARGAPTRGGDEDRGHAEAWAAFLALARQGVRVGEALITPHAGMFELRHALDEGRPAEGLTTVVTPEGLRDLTRRDEGGHHRPVHTFRTLPRGWRAVLSEADLPRGVHYLYPAVVEEGYAHHTQTLRATPWPTTARRQTGIYAKVTRATPEQVEAVARDVCSRCLKTRLWAGEKLNVTFFSGVPGAIPCAEACTYFIAEVREEVSGQRGQGGHAHDD; this is encoded by the coding sequence ATGCGTTCGCTCGTGCTGATCGGTCACGGTTCTCACCTGAATGGCGAGTCCGCGGGTGCGGTCTACCGCTACGCGGAACTGCTCCGCGAGCGGGGGCTTTACGACGAGGTCGTAGAGGGGTACTGGAAGGAGGAACCGTCCCTGCGCCAGGTGCTCAAGACCACCCGCAGCACCGACGTGACCGTGATTCCTATGTTCATCAGCGAGGGCTACTTCACCGAGACGGTGATTCCCCGCGAGCTTGGCCTGGGCCACCAGGGCCCGGTCCCCGCGGGCGGCGTGGCTCGCGTGCTGGGCGGCCGCACGGTCCGCTATACCCTGCCCTACGGCGTGCACCCCACGATGAGCGAGGTGATTCTCGCCCGTGCCCGCGAGGTGCTGCCCGACCTCAGCCCCGCGGACACAGCCCTGATCGTGTTGGGGCACGGCACCACCCGCAACGAGAACAGCAACCGGGTGATCTACCGCAACGCGGAGCGCCTGCGCGAGGCAGGACACTTCGCCGAGGTCCACGCCCTTTTTCTGGATGAGGATCCGCGGATCGGCACCTGGCCGGAGGTGGTCCGGGCGCCCCGGGTGGTCGTCGTGCCCTTTTTTGCCTCGGAGGGTTGGCACACGCTGGAGACCATTCCCGAGGACATGGGCCTGACCGGAGAGGTGACCATCTTCCCGGAGAATCCCCACGGTCCCCAGACGGTGTACTACGCGAGGCCGGTCGGCACCCATCCCAGCGTCGCGGACGTGGTGCTGCACCTGGCCGAGGAGGCGCGCGGCGCGCCCACGCGGGGCGGGGACGAGGACCGCGGTCACGCCGAGGCATGGGCGGCCTTTTTGGCGCTGGCCCGCCAGGGCGTGCGGGTCGGCGAGGCGCTGATCACCCCGCACGCGGGCATGTTCGAGCTGCGGCACGCGCTGGACGAGGGCCGTCCTGCCGAAGGGCTCACCACCGTCGTCACGCCCGAGGGCCTGCGCGACCTCACCCGCCGCGACGAGGGCGGGCACCACCGGCCGGTCCACACCTTCCGCACCCTGCCGCGCGGCTGGCGAGCGGTGCTGTCGGAGGCCGACCTTCCGCGCGGAGTGCACTACCTCTACCCGGCGGTCGTCGAGGAGGGCTACGCGCACCACACCCAAACCCTGCGCGCCACTCCCTGGCCCACCACCGCGCGGCGGCAGACCGGCATCTATGCCAAGGTCACCCGCGCCACACCCGAACAGGTGGAGGCCGTGGCCCGGGACGTGTGCAGCCGCTGCCTCAAGACCCGGCTGTGGGCCGGGGAGAAACTGAATGTCACCTTTTTCAGCGGGGTACCGGGCGCCATCCCCTGCGCCGAAGCCTGCACCTACTTCATCGCCGAGGTGCGCGAGGAGGTCAGCGGCCAGCGCGGCCAGGGCGGGCACGCGCACGACGACTAA
- a CDS encoding VC0807 family protein — protein sequence MSAPQAAQSRSRIPKTIWDLIFTLAIPILILSPNLLGQGIGVSDLLGGGTAGNVRAYLIAALVPVVYVLADLFVNRNVSPVALIGGAGAILSGALAFWYVDGFWYAIKDSARSYLMGLLFLASAATRVPLFRVFLDAASLGEKPADRAVTEQALRDPQIHRGVVLGTVVFAAVDLLGGVVNSAVNYQRVTAKFGTDAFNAQVAEVNALMRVPSLVISLIGVGLAISLVQAAVKRRYGAGASLLEPSKLAEKMRERGELTA from the coding sequence ATGTCCGCGCCGCAAGCCGCCCAGTCCCGCTCCCGCATTCCCAAGACGATCTGGGACCTGATCTTTACCCTGGCGATTCCCATCCTGATCCTGAGCCCCAACCTGCTGGGTCAGGGAATCGGCGTCTCGGACCTGCTGGGGGGCGGCACAGCCGGGAATGTCCGGGCCTACCTGATCGCCGCGCTCGTTCCGGTCGTCTATGTGCTCGCCGACCTGTTTGTCAACCGCAACGTCAGCCCGGTCGCCCTGATCGGCGGGGCCGGGGCCATCCTGAGCGGGGCGCTGGCCTTTTGGTACGTGGACGGCTTCTGGTACGCCATCAAGGACAGCGCCCGCTCGTACCTGATGGGCCTCCTGTTTTTGGCGAGCGCCGCGACCCGCGTGCCCCTCTTTCGCGTCTTTCTGGACGCGGCCAGCCTCGGCGAGAAGCCCGCGGACCGCGCCGTGACCGAGCAGGCGCTGCGCGATCCACAGATTCACCGTGGGGTGGTGCTGGGCACCGTCGTCTTTGCCGCCGTAGACCTTCTCGGCGGCGTAGTCAACAGCGCCGTGAACTACCAGCGGGTCACCGCGAAGTTCGGCACGGACGCCTTTAATGCCCAGGTTGCCGAGGTGAACGCCCTGATGCGCGTTCCCAGCCTGGTGATCAGCCTGATCGGCGTCGGCCTCGCCATCTCCCTCGTGCAGGCTGCGGTCAAACGGCGCTACGGGGCCGGGGCCAGCCTGCTTGAGCCCTCCAAGCTGGCCGAGAAGATGCGGGAACGGGGAGAGCTGACGGCGTAG